A stretch of Vibrio sp. B1FLJ16 DNA encodes these proteins:
- a CDS encoding PEP-CTERM sorting domain-containing protein, whose amino-acid sequence MIKKLLVVSILGSSALFATQTNAGLVIDKIADAVPYYSLTSVISGTYSNTQVTNTDNIFGWTGANVRFDSTNTGPYNLSFTYLGSESSKYNFLFEYESPLIDNPIVLSESNSIGDSVTETFYHNDEEYLPFGFGCDLFCGVFNGYNADVEENFFLGFDVNDLSTAYLFFNDGGAGEDADFDDFVVAVTVEGQGTNPFGFESPVAVPEPSSLAILGFGLFGAGLLRRRQSKKYSD is encoded by the coding sequence ATGATAAAAAAACTTTTGGTTGTATCTATTCTTGGTTCCTCTGCTTTATTTGCTACTCAAACAAATGCTGGTCTTGTTATTGATAAAATAGCCGATGCAGTACCTTACTATTCACTAACGAGTGTCATCTCAGGAACCTATAGCAATACACAGGTAACGAATACCGATAATATCTTTGGCTGGACAGGAGCGAACGTACGATTCGATTCTACTAATACTGGTCCATACAATCTTTCCTTTACCTACCTTGGTTCTGAATCGAGTAAATACAACTTTTTATTCGAATATGAATCACCTTTAATCGACAACCCTATAGTGTTGAGTGAATCTAATAGCATTGGAGATAGTGTTACCGAAACGTTCTATCACAATGATGAAGAGTATTTACCATTTGGCTTCGGTTGTGACCTCTTCTGCGGGGTGTTTAATGGGTATAACGCTGATGTTGAGGAAAACTTTTTCTTAGGCTTCGATGTGAACGACTTAAGCACTGCTTACCTGTTCTTTAATGATGGCGGCGCTGGCGAAGACGCAGATTTCGATGACTTTGTTGTTGCTGTCACGGTTGAAGGCCAGGGTACAAACCCGTTTGGTTTCGAATCGCCAGTTGCGGTGCCAGAACCTTCCTCGCTGGCAATATTAGGCTTTGGGTTGTTCGGTGCAGGGTTGTTACGTCGCAGGCAAAGTAAGAAGTATTCAGACTAA
- a CDS encoding HAD family hydrolase: protein MSKPLYVFDMDETLINADCAMIWNEFLVEKGIATEPNFIEEDQRLMKLYAEGKMDMEDYLTFSMAPLSDIPVEQVKTLVTECVDKQILPKQFRQSITLIEQLTRDGIDMVIISASVTFLVEAVGQRLGIPTALGIDLVEQQGSYSAEISGIPSYREGKVTRLQQWLEAQPESYSEIHFYTDSINDLPLCQRADFAYLVNPCPRLKEHSNQPNWTVLSWD from the coding sequence ATGTCCAAACCTTTGTACGTGTTTGATATGGATGAAACCTTAATCAACGCTGACTGCGCGATGATTTGGAATGAATTTTTGGTGGAGAAAGGCATAGCAACGGAGCCTAACTTCATTGAAGAAGACCAACGTCTGATGAAACTCTATGCTGAAGGCAAAATGGATATGGAAGATTACCTTACGTTTTCTATGGCGCCGCTGTCTGACATTCCTGTTGAGCAAGTAAAAACACTGGTTACGGAATGTGTAGACAAGCAAATTCTTCCTAAACAATTTAGGCAATCCATAACTTTGATTGAGCAACTCACTCGCGATGGCATCGATATGGTGATCATTTCCGCTAGCGTGACTTTCTTAGTTGAAGCAGTTGGTCAACGTCTTGGAATTCCAACGGCCCTCGGGATCGACTTAGTTGAACAACAAGGTAGTTACAGTGCTGAAATCTCCGGGATTCCAAGCTACAGAGAAGGAAAGGTCACCAGACTGCAACAATGGTTAGAGGCACAGCCAGAATCATACTCAGAAATCCATTTCTATACTGATTCCATCAATGATTTACCGCTCTGCCAGCGCGCGGACTTTGCCTATTTGGTCAACCCATGCCCCCGCTTGAAAGAGCATTCGAATCAGCCAAACTGGACGGTGCTAAGTTGGGATTAA
- a CDS encoding BCCT family transporter, with translation MSNMTNTVSHAPIQEADYAAIHPPSLVKRLELANPVFWLSGSLLTLFVLLALTNTNSLTAMVNTGFSFATKYFGSYWQVLLLLNFLIGLALAFGRTGHVRLGRLAEPDIDNFKWLSIVLCTLLAGGGVFWAAAEPIAHFVTAPPLFGEAPAKKLAINALSQSFMHWGFLAWAILGGLSSIVLMHLHYDKGLPLKPRTLLYPVFGDKAINGWIGHIADACSILAVAAGTIGPIGFLGLQISYALNSLFGLPDTFVTQSGVIVAAILLYTLSALSGVSKGIQIVSRYNIVLAVLLIGYILVVGPTSFIIDGYIQGVGRMVDNFIPMALYRGDTDWLSWWTVFFWGWFIGYGPMMAIFIARISRGRTIRQLIMSISIAAPLITCFWFSIVGGSGLSFELDNPGLISSAFEGFNLPAVLLAITSELPFPMVISVFFLILTTTFIVTTGDSMTYTISVVMTGSTEPNAVIRTFWGLMMGVVAIALISMGSGGISALQSFIVITAVPVSLIILPSIWKAPNIAKQMAKDQGLV, from the coding sequence ATGTCGAATATGACGAATACCGTCTCTCATGCTCCTATTCAGGAAGCAGACTATGCTGCAATTCACCCTCCATCTCTAGTAAAGCGACTCGAACTGGCTAACCCCGTATTTTGGTTAAGTGGTAGTTTACTGACCCTGTTCGTCCTGCTTGCTCTCACAAATACCAACTCTCTGACCGCAATGGTTAACACTGGCTTCAGTTTTGCCACAAAATATTTTGGCTCATACTGGCAAGTATTACTTCTTCTCAATTTCCTTATTGGTTTGGCTTTGGCCTTTGGACGAACTGGTCACGTTCGTTTAGGTCGCCTAGCAGAACCTGATATTGATAACTTCAAGTGGTTATCAATCGTCCTCTGTACCCTACTTGCCGGTGGTGGTGTCTTCTGGGCAGCAGCAGAGCCTATTGCTCACTTTGTTACTGCTCCACCACTCTTTGGAGAAGCTCCAGCAAAAAAACTAGCAATCAATGCCTTATCTCAGTCTTTTATGCACTGGGGATTCTTAGCCTGGGCCATCCTTGGTGGTCTGTCTTCAATAGTATTAATGCACCTTCACTATGACAAAGGCCTTCCCCTAAAGCCGCGCACTCTGCTTTACCCTGTTTTTGGTGATAAGGCCATCAATGGCTGGATTGGTCACATCGCGGATGCTTGCAGTATCCTCGCAGTCGCAGCAGGCACAATTGGCCCTATCGGTTTTCTTGGTCTGCAAATCAGCTACGCACTGAATTCCCTGTTTGGATTACCAGATACCTTTGTTACTCAAAGCGGCGTTATTGTTGCAGCAATTTTACTGTATACCCTTTCAGCTCTTAGTGGTGTAAGTAAAGGTATTCAAATAGTCAGCCGCTATAACATTGTGCTAGCCGTACTTTTGATTGGGTACATTTTGGTTGTTGGTCCAACTAGCTTTATCATTGACGGCTATATTCAGGGTGTTGGCCGCATGGTCGATAACTTTATACCAATGGCACTTTACCGTGGTGATACAGACTGGCTTAGCTGGTGGACGGTGTTCTTCTGGGGTTGGTTCATTGGTTATGGTCCAATGATGGCGATCTTTATCGCACGTATTTCTCGCGGTCGAACAATCCGCCAGCTGATTATGTCTATTAGTATCGCTGCTCCTCTCATTACCTGTTTTTGGTTTAGCATTGTTGGCGGGAGTGGTCTGTCATTTGAGCTGGATAATCCTGGCTTAATTTCATCCGCCTTTGAAGGTTTTAATCTCCCGGCGGTATTGCTTGCAATCACCTCGGAACTGCCATTCCCGATGGTTATTTCAGTGTTTTTCCTGATCTTAACTACAACCTTCATTGTCACTACCGGAGACTCGATGACGTACACTATCAGTGTGGTCATGACTGGCTCTACGGAACCCAACGCAGTAATTCGCACCTTCTGGGGATTAATGATGGGTGTCGTTGCTATTGCGCTCATCTCAATGGGTTCAGGTGGTATTTCTGCCTTGCAATCGTTTATCGTAATTACCGCTGTACCAGTGTCTTTAATCATCTTACCAAGTATTTGGAAAGCGCCAAATATAGCGAAACAGATGGCAAAAGATCAGGGCTTAGTATAG
- a CDS encoding spermidine/putrescine ABC transporter substrate-binding protein: MKFIIKGLGLSALVLSMFSHAESKTLNVYAWGGYLPEASLKAFEKQEGVTVNYSTFENNESMYTKLKLVKGTGYDVVFASAYFIEKMGREGLLAQINHAQVSNMQDTMQGLLGQAHDPKNDYSLPYIWGVTGISYNESMVEQPVTKWADLWDAQYEQQVMLIDDIRDVFGMALKMNGHSVNSKNEAEIKQAYESLVALKNNVLLYNSDAPQVPYVSGETSAGMQWNGNAFQGQVEMPELKFVMPEEGAVLWMDNFTIPSGSKNKALAHKFINFMYQPENQAEIVNSLGYASATNAGRNLLPDELKNNLTIFPSEDDMRKGEFINDVGAETLAIYETYWQRLRNQ, encoded by the coding sequence ATGAAATTTATCATCAAAGGATTGGGGCTGAGTGCACTTGTTCTCAGCATGTTTTCTCATGCAGAAAGCAAAACATTGAACGTTTATGCATGGGGCGGCTATTTGCCGGAAGCGTCATTAAAAGCATTTGAGAAACAAGAAGGTGTGACGGTTAACTATTCGACCTTTGAGAATAATGAATCAATGTACACCAAGCTAAAACTAGTCAAAGGCACTGGTTATGACGTTGTGTTTGCTTCTGCCTATTTCATTGAAAAAATGGGAAGAGAAGGGTTACTTGCTCAGATCAACCATGCTCAGGTCTCAAACATGCAAGACACGATGCAAGGTTTGTTAGGGCAAGCTCACGATCCTAAAAATGACTACTCGCTGCCGTACATTTGGGGTGTTACCGGGATCAGTTACAACGAATCCATGGTAGAGCAACCAGTCACAAAATGGGCTGACTTATGGGATGCGCAGTACGAGCAACAAGTGATGTTAATTGATGATATTCGCGACGTGTTCGGTATGGCTTTGAAAATGAACGGTCATAGTGTGAACAGCAAAAATGAAGCGGAAATCAAACAGGCATATGAGTCGTTAGTGGCGTTGAAAAATAACGTATTGTTGTACAACTCTGATGCACCGCAAGTTCCATATGTGTCTGGCGAAACGTCTGCCGGAATGCAGTGGAACGGTAATGCTTTTCAAGGGCAGGTAGAAATGCCCGAGCTGAAGTTTGTCATGCCGGAAGAAGGTGCAGTGCTGTGGATGGATAACTTCACTATTCCGTCAGGCAGTAAAAATAAGGCGTTAGCGCATAAGTTTATTAACTTCATGTACCAGCCTGAAAATCAGGCTGAAATCGTTAACAGCCTTGGGTACGCTTCTGCAACCAATGCGGGACGTAATTTGTTGCCGGATGAACTGAAAAATAATCTGACTATTTTCCCTTCCGAAGACGATATGAGAAAAGGCGAGTTTATTAATGATGTCGGCGCTGAAACGTTGGCGATTTACGAGACTTACTGGCAACGACTACGAAATCAATAA
- the ppsA gene encoding phosphoenolpyruvate synthase, giving the protein MQKNTLWFNGLSMNDVDKVGGKNASLGEMVSNLANVGVSVPNGFATTSYAFNKFLDHEGLDERIHQLLDELDVEDVEALRKTGAAIRQWVLDAPFPADLEQDIRENYQELIEGNPELSVAVRSSATAEDLPDASFAGQQETFLNVKGIDAVLEATKHVYASLFNDRAISYRVHQGFDHRGISLSAGIQRMVRSDKASSGVMFTLDTESGFDQVVFITSSWGLGEMVVQGAVNPDEFYVHKPLLEAGEHPIVKKTFGSKQIKMIYSNNQEIGKQVDIIDTSDEERNHFSLNDEEIKELAKQAMIIEKHYQRPMDIEWAKDGIDGKLYIVQARPETVCSQSEKNVIERYELNNKADVLIEGRAIGQRIGKGTVRLVDSLDQMSLVQDGDVLVTDMTDPDWEPVMKKASAIVTNRGGRTCHAAIIARELGIPAIVGCGDATSKLTDGIEVTVSCAEGETGYVYQGDLEFEVKRSSVDELPLLPTKVMMNVGNPDRAFDFAQIPNEGVGLARLEFIINKMIGIHPKALLNFDAQSDELKAEITDRIRGYKDPIDFYVSKLTEGIATIASAFWPKRVIVRMSDFKSNEYSNLVGGKAYEPHEENPMLGFRGASRYISPVFEDCFELETQAIKRVRNEMGLKNVEIMIPFVRTPSEAASVIDLLAKFDLRRGDQGLKVIMMCELPSNAVLADEFLKYFDGFSIGSNDMTQLTLGLDRDSGDVAHLFDERNAAVKVMLKMAIDAATKAGKYVGICGQGPSDHEDLAEWLMEQGISSVSLNPDTVIDTWLQLGKVSK; this is encoded by the coding sequence ATGCAAAAGAACACCCTCTGGTTCAATGGCCTATCCATGAATGATGTCGACAAAGTCGGCGGTAAGAACGCTTCGCTTGGTGAAATGGTTTCTAACCTGGCTAACGTTGGCGTTTCGGTTCCAAACGGTTTTGCGACAACTTCCTATGCGTTCAATAAGTTCCTTGACCACGAAGGATTAGATGAGCGTATCCACCAATTACTCGATGAACTGGATGTCGAAGATGTAGAAGCCCTGCGTAAGACAGGTGCAGCCATCCGTCAATGGGTATTAGATGCCCCTTTCCCGGCAGATCTTGAACAAGACATCCGCGAAAACTATCAAGAACTGATTGAAGGTAACCCTGAACTTTCAGTCGCAGTTCGCTCTTCTGCGACAGCGGAAGACCTTCCGGATGCATCCTTTGCAGGCCAGCAAGAAACGTTCCTTAACGTGAAAGGTATTGACGCTGTACTGGAAGCAACTAAGCACGTTTATGCCTCTCTGTTTAATGACCGTGCTATCTCATACCGTGTACACCAAGGCTTCGACCACCGCGGTATCTCGCTTTCAGCGGGTATCCAGCGCATGGTGCGTTCAGACAAAGCGTCTTCTGGTGTTATGTTCACTCTGGACACAGAATCTGGCTTCGACCAAGTAGTATTCATCACTTCTTCTTGGGGTCTGGGCGAGATGGTTGTTCAGGGCGCAGTTAACCCGGACGAGTTCTACGTTCATAAGCCACTATTAGAGGCTGGTGAGCACCCGATCGTTAAGAAAACGTTTGGATCTAAGCAGATCAAAATGATCTACTCAAACAACCAAGAGATCGGTAAACAAGTAGACATTATTGACACGTCAGATGAAGAACGTAACCACTTCTCTTTGAATGACGAAGAAATTAAAGAGCTTGCAAAACAAGCGATGATCATCGAGAAGCACTACCAGCGTCCAATGGACATTGAGTGGGCGAAAGATGGTATCGACGGCAAGCTTTACATCGTTCAGGCACGCCCAGAGACGGTATGTTCTCAAAGCGAGAAGAACGTAATTGAGCGTTACGAGCTAAACAACAAAGCAGACGTTTTGATTGAAGGTCGTGCAATCGGTCAGCGCATCGGTAAAGGCACAGTACGTTTGGTTGATTCTCTGGATCAAATGTCACTGGTTCAAGACGGTGACGTTCTGGTTACCGACATGACTGACCCGGACTGGGAACCAGTAATGAAGAAAGCGTCAGCTATCGTAACCAACCGTGGCGGCCGTACCTGTCACGCAGCGATCATCGCACGTGAGCTTGGTATCCCAGCAATCGTTGGCTGTGGCGATGCCACCAGCAAGTTGACAGACGGTATCGAAGTAACCGTATCTTGCGCCGAAGGTGAAACGGGTTACGTTTACCAAGGCGATCTGGAGTTTGAAGTTAAACGTTCTTCAGTAGACGAGCTGCCACTTCTGCCGACTAAAGTAATGATGAACGTCGGTAACCCAGACCGCGCGTTCGACTTTGCTCAGATTCCGAACGAAGGTGTTGGCCTTGCGCGTCTTGAATTCATCATCAACAAGATGATTGGTATTCACCCTAAAGCGCTACTGAACTTTGACGCTCAAAGCGATGAGCTGAAAGCTGAAATCACTGATCGCATCCGTGGATACAAAGATCCTATCGACTTCTACGTAAGTAAGCTGACAGAAGGTATCGCAACTATCGCTTCTGCATTCTGGCCAAAACGCGTTATCGTTCGTATGTCTGACTTTAAGTCGAACGAATACAGTAACTTGGTTGGCGGAAAAGCTTACGAACCACATGAAGAGAACCCTATGCTGGGCTTCCGCGGTGCATCTCGTTACATCTCACCGGTGTTTGAAGACTGTTTCGAACTGGAAACTCAGGCAATCAAACGCGTTCGTAACGAAATGGGGCTGAAAAACGTAGAAATCATGATCCCATTCGTTCGTACTCCAAGCGAAGCAGCGTCGGTTATCGATCTGTTAGCTAAGTTTGATCTGCGCCGTGGCGACCAGGGTCTTAAAGTCATCATGATGTGTGAACTTCCTTCGAACGCTGTTTTGGCTGATGAGTTCCTGAAGTACTTCGATGGTTTCTCTATTGGCTCAAACGACATGACTCAGCTTACACTTGGTCTGGATCGTGACTCCGGCGACGTAGCTCACCTGTTTGATGAGCGTAACGCAGCCGTCAAAGTGATGCTGAAAATGGCGATCGACGCAGCAACCAAAGCAGGTAAATACGTAGGCATTTGTGGCCAGGGCCCTTCTGACCATGAAGACCTAGCGGAATGGTTGATGGAGCAAGGCATCAGCTCTGTATCTCTTAACCCGGACACGGTTATCGATACCTGGTTACAGTTAGGTAAAGTTAGCAAGTAA
- a CDS encoding pyruvate, water dikinase regulatory protein, which translates to MQTNTQSRDVFYVSDGTAITCETLGHVVLGQFPFTPNQKTFPFVETPSKALDVVREIDTSYRRNGVKPLVFFSIVVPEVREMLLAAPAFSYDVLESIVQKVQDDTQMAPVPKLQRSRSVGRDSDTYFDRIAAIEYTLAHDDGITLKGLDQADIILLGVSRSGKTPTSLYMAMQFGLRVVNYPFIAEDVKMLRLLPEFEVHRHKLFGLTITPERLNEIRENRLSGSDYASEEQCKLELNTVESLFRREAIPYINTSSLSVEEISTRILERAGMKRRMF; encoded by the coding sequence ATGCAAACAAATACCCAAAGTCGTGATGTGTTCTATGTTTCTGATGGTACGGCAATAACATGTGAGACATTAGGCCATGTTGTTCTCGGTCAATTTCCGTTCACTCCTAATCAAAAAACCTTTCCTTTTGTTGAAACGCCGAGCAAAGCTTTGGATGTGGTCAGAGAAATTGATACTTCCTACCGCCGAAATGGGGTCAAACCTTTGGTGTTTTTCTCGATTGTTGTCCCAGAAGTCCGTGAAATGCTCTTAGCTGCACCAGCTTTCAGCTACGATGTGCTTGAAAGCATTGTACAAAAAGTTCAGGATGATACTCAGATGGCGCCAGTACCAAAGTTGCAACGTTCCCGTAGTGTGGGGCGGGACTCGGATACTTACTTCGATCGTATCGCTGCGATTGAATACACGCTGGCACATGATGATGGCATCACATTAAAAGGCTTAGATCAGGCCGATATCATCCTGCTTGGTGTATCGCGCAGTGGCAAAACCCCGACCAGTTTATACATGGCGATGCAGTTTGGTTTAAGAGTTGTGAACTATCCGTTTATTGCCGAAGACGTGAAAATGCTGCGTTTGCTGCCGGAGTTTGAAGTACACCGCCACAAGCTGTTTGGATTGACGATCACTCCGGAGCGTTTGAATGAAATTCGTGAGAACCGCTTATCGGGCAGTGATTACGCCAGTGAAGAGCAGTGCAAACTGGAACTGAATACGGTTGAATCCTTGTTCAGAAGAGAGGCGATTCCTTACATCAATACATCTTCGCTTTCGGTTGAGGAAATTTCGACACGCATTCTTGAAAGAGCAGGTATGAAGCGTCGCATGTTTTAA
- a CDS encoding DsbA family oxidoreductase, which yields MNNRIKLDIISDVVCPWCVIGYKHLMAAIDELGIQDKVDIEWQPFELNPDMPAEGEGLREHIARKYGASKQDSDKTQANITEQGAKYGFEFNYFDEMKMVNTLDAHVLLDLARDQGKQTELKLRLFSAFFSERKDISDLNTLLDEAEKVGMFKQEVMQALSDTAIREKIRSTEAQWYQMGISSVPTVIFNRKTALTGAHPQESYKRVLKELLQEAQS from the coding sequence ATGAACAACAGAATTAAATTAGACATTATCTCCGATGTCGTTTGTCCATGGTGTGTAATAGGTTATAAACACCTCATGGCTGCTATTGATGAGTTAGGCATACAAGATAAAGTTGACATTGAGTGGCAACCTTTTGAACTGAATCCAGATATGCCAGCAGAGGGAGAGGGGCTGCGCGAGCACATTGCACGCAAGTATGGTGCATCCAAACAAGACAGTGACAAGACACAAGCGAATATTACTGAACAAGGTGCGAAGTATGGGTTTGAGTTTAACTACTTTGATGAAATGAAAATGGTTAACACGCTCGATGCACATGTCCTGCTTGACTTAGCGCGCGACCAAGGAAAACAAACGGAACTTAAGCTGCGATTATTCTCCGCATTCTTTAGCGAAAGAAAAGATATTTCAGATTTGAATACACTGCTCGACGAAGCAGAAAAAGTCGGAATGTTTAAACAAGAAGTAATGCAGGCACTGTCGGATACCGCTATACGAGAGAAGATAAGAAGCACAGAGGCACAGTGGTATCAAATGGGTATCTCAAGTGTTCCAACGGTCATTTTCAATAGAAAAACGGCACTAACCGGAGCGCATCCTCAGGAAAGCTACAAAAGAGTTTTGAAGGAGTTACTTCAGGAAGCACAATCTTAG
- a CDS encoding haloacid dehalogenase type II encodes MKQETILFDINETVLNLHVLKPKFKQYFGDDKYMLTWFSMLLHSSTVCLTTEVKTSFAELAKSALLSLAGKCRITLTEDQVDDVLGLFANLEAHSDIKPSFALLKENGFRLVALSNSSQALLEKQIMNAGLEDYFDDIISVENVGTFKPSPLAYQHAAEVLLKSPEELRLVATHDWDTHGALNAGLKAAYIDRSGAPYHPLYLKPDVVGVDMLDIAREIVILNQ; translated from the coding sequence ATGAAGCAAGAAACGATACTTTTTGACATCAATGAAACCGTGCTAAACCTGCATGTATTGAAACCAAAGTTTAAGCAATATTTTGGCGACGACAAATACATGCTGACTTGGTTTTCCATGCTGCTTCACTCTTCTACGGTATGTTTGACTACCGAGGTCAAAACCAGTTTCGCAGAGTTAGCAAAATCCGCACTTCTTTCTTTAGCTGGTAAATGCCGAATCACGTTAACCGAAGATCAGGTAGATGATGTTCTGGGACTTTTCGCTAACCTTGAAGCGCACTCAGATATTAAACCGTCGTTTGCACTACTGAAAGAAAATGGATTTCGGCTTGTTGCATTATCTAACTCCTCACAAGCACTATTGGAAAAACAAATTATGAATGCGGGTTTAGAGGATTACTTTGATGACATTATATCGGTTGAAAATGTCGGCACTTTTAAACCGTCGCCGTTAGCGTATCAGCATGCAGCTGAGGTGTTATTGAAATCACCTGAAGAGTTAAGGCTCGTAGCGACACATGACTGGGATACGCACGGTGCATTAAATGCCGGTCTGAAAGCGGCTTACATTGATAGAAGTGGAGCGCCATATCACCCGCTGTATCTTAAGCCAGATGTAGTCGGTGTTGATATGTTAGATATCGCAAGAGAGATTGTTATTTTAAACCAATAG
- a CDS encoding adenylosuccinate synthase has translation MSSIVVVGANWGDEGKGRIVDFLAEQASASIRFQGGNNAGHTVVNDLGTFKLHQLPSGVFNPDCIAVLGPGMVISPASLSQEIAEVEEAGVKVNMCISDRATMCLPLHALEDTLEEQRLGDKAYGSTRQGIAPAYGDRVMKKGILVGWLKQPEVLVERLQFMMDWKLPQLRALYPTFEFEQTAEELANWLLEVSAPWRDSICNVTLPLKELQAKDKTLLFEAQLGAGRDLVYGEYPWTTSSNVVSMYAGIGSGLPALRPERVIAVAKAFSSSVGTGTLITAMEEQDAFRELAGEFGATTGRPRDMGYFDAVATKNGVELQAATEIALTKVDCLTGLNDLKICVGYEGDHSENPIWPQTAALAPIYEKMESWSEDITGCRKFEELPIAAQKYVLRIEELMGVPVKMVSVGPGREQMIMR, from the coding sequence ATGTCGTCTATTGTTGTTGTGGGTGCAAACTGGGGTGATGAAGGCAAAGGCCGCATCGTTGACTTTTTGGCAGAGCAAGCTTCTGCGAGTATTCGTTTCCAAGGTGGTAACAATGCGGGTCATACCGTGGTTAACGATCTGGGTACGTTTAAGCTACACCAACTTCCAAGTGGCGTATTCAACCCAGATTGTATTGCAGTATTAGGTCCGGGTATGGTTATCAGCCCAGCGTCTCTGTCTCAAGAAATTGCGGAAGTAGAAGAAGCAGGCGTAAAAGTGAATATGTGCATCTCTGATCGCGCAACAATGTGTCTACCTCTACACGCCCTAGAAGATACGCTAGAAGAACAACGTTTAGGCGACAAAGCATACGGCTCAACTCGTCAAGGAATTGCACCTGCCTACGGTGACCGCGTAATGAAGAAAGGCATCCTTGTTGGTTGGTTGAAGCAACCAGAAGTATTGGTTGAACGCCTTCAATTCATGATGGACTGGAAACTGCCGCAACTGCGTGCGCTTTACCCAACGTTCGAATTTGAACAAACCGCTGAAGAACTGGCGAACTGGCTGCTAGAAGTGTCTGCACCTTGGCGCGATTCAATTTGCAACGTAACGCTGCCTCTAAAAGAGCTACAAGCAAAAGACAAAACACTATTGTTCGAAGCGCAACTTGGGGCGGGTCGTGACCTTGTTTACGGTGAGTACCCTTGGACAACGTCTTCTAACGTCGTATCGATGTACGCGGGTATCGGCAGTGGTCTTCCGGCACTTCGACCTGAACGCGTGATTGCAGTAGCAAAAGCATTCAGTTCATCTGTTGGCACCGGCACGCTGATTACAGCCATGGAAGAGCAAGATGCCTTCCGAGAACTGGCAGGTGAGTTCGGTGCAACAACCGGCCGCCCGCGTGACATGGGTTACTTCGACGCAGTTGCGACGAAAAACGGCGTTGAACTGCAAGCAGCGACTGAGATAGCGCTTACCAAGGTAGACTGCCTGACTGGACTTAACGATCTGAAAATCTGTGTTGGCTACGAAGGCGACCACAGTGAAAACCCGATCTGGCCTCAGACAGCAGCACTAGCCCCAATCTACGAAAAAATGGAAAGCTGGAGCGAAGACATTACTGGATGCCGTAAGTTTGAAGAGCTACCAATCGCGGCACAGAAATACGTATTACGTATTGAAGAACTGATGGGTGTACCAGTGAAAATGGTCTCTGTTGGTCCTGGCCGCGAACAAATGATTATGCGATAA
- a CDS encoding LysR family transcriptional regulator, which produces MLDLNWLRTFVTLAEIKHFGKTATELHMTQPNVSLHIKQLEQVTRTKLIERNPVQLTQAGKRLLATAQHMLNELQICQSDLNAINDLTQGTLSIAASDIVSRLLLIKPFQQFKNEYPGIDLALFNTTSSQAVDLVKRARADIGFVIAQKESQPLHFTPLTQIHWCAFGDNIFNWQENKQESQTLILLGHDTRTRELIDASLPELNLPKHRVMEVGSVEAQIDWAEAGFGTAIVPDFSIDPRLKLSRVVTPLPSFPNTDFGYIVRQNQVLSKAAKQLLTWVGENVSEVS; this is translated from the coding sequence ATGTTGGATTTGAACTGGCTGAGAACATTTGTCACCTTGGCGGAAATAAAACATTTCGGTAAAACAGCAACAGAGCTGCATATGACTCAACCGAATGTCAGCTTACACATAAAGCAGCTGGAGCAAGTGACACGCACTAAGTTAATTGAACGAAACCCGGTGCAGCTTACTCAGGCCGGAAAACGGTTATTAGCTACCGCGCAGCATATGCTTAACGAGTTGCAGATCTGTCAGTCGGATCTCAACGCGATCAATGATCTCACTCAGGGGACACTTTCGATTGCAGCCAGCGATATCGTCTCGCGCTTGTTACTTATCAAACCATTTCAGCAATTTAAAAATGAGTATCCGGGCATCGACTTAGCGCTGTTTAATACAACATCTTCGCAAGCCGTGGACCTAGTTAAGCGCGCTCGCGCAGATATCGGTTTTGTGATTGCGCAGAAAGAGAGCCAGCCACTGCACTTTACGCCGCTGACGCAAATTCACTGGTGTGCTTTCGGGGACAATATATTTAACTGGCAAGAGAACAAACAAGAAAGCCAGACGCTTATTCTGTTGGGGCATGATACCCGTACACGTGAACTGATTGATGCTTCATTGCCAGAGTTAAATTTACCAAAGCACCGGGTAATGGAAGTAGGCAGTGTCGAAGCACAAATTGACTGGGCAGAAGCAGGCTTTGGTACCGCAATCGTACCCGACTTTTCAATCGATCCAAGGCTAAAGCTATCCAGAGTAGTTACACCTTTACCCAGTTTCCCCAATACCGATTTTGGCTACATCGTGCGCCAGAACCAGGTGTTATCCAAAGCGGCTAAGCAATTACTGACTTGGGTAGGAGAGAACGTCTCTGAGGTTAGCTAA